In the Nitrospiria bacterium genome, AACGACGATCCGGCATCCCGCCAGTCCAAAACGCAGTGCCGTTGCTCGCCCCAAACCTCCGCTTGCGCCGGTGATTATGACGACACGTCTGTCATGGGGGCTCACGTCGCCACCATTTTCTGTGGGGGCCCGTGCGGGGCTTCGCTCCTCCGATGCCCCCACACCCCGCGCTCGGACGGGCAAAGCCCGATCCTCGCTTTTACCGGCGAAGCCGGACGGCGCCTCCCCCTCTCCCTCGCTTGGCTCGCTGGATATCTGCCCCGCATGGATTATAAGACCCCCAGCGAGCGGGCGATCCGCCCGAGGGATTCCAGCGCGCGATCGATGTCTTCAGGGGTGTGGGAGGCCATGATCGTGGTGCGGATGCGGCTGGTTCCCTTGGGCACGGTGGGTGGGCGGATCGCCGGAGCGAATATGCCGTCTTTGAGAAGACGCTGCGATACGGTCATGGCCAAGCGGTCATCTCCGATCATGATCGGAATAATCGGCGTCTCGCTGTTCAGGATATCGAAACCGAGCGACTTTAAGCCGTTCGCGTAATGATTTCGGTTCTTCCAGAGACGTTCCCGGAGTTGGGGTTCCTCCTCCAGAACGTCGAACGCCGCCAGCGCCGCGGCCGTCACGGCGGGAGGAAGCGCGGTCGTGTAGATGAATGTCTTGGCTTTGTTGATTAAATAATCAATCAAGATGCGGCTTCCGGCCACATACGCCCCAAAACCGCCGAGGGCTTTGCCGAGCGTTCCCATTTGGATGACGCCTCCGGGTTTGAGCCCGAAATGCTCCAAGGTGCCGCGGCCTCCTTTGCCGAGCACACCTGTGGCATGCGCTTCGTCCACAAAAACAACCGCCCCGTGGCGTTCGGCGAGTTCCACGAGCCGGGGTAAAGGGGCGATGTCGCCGTCCATGCTGAAAACGCCGTCCGTCACGATGACCGTCGCTTGTTTGGCCGGTTTTTTTCCCAACAGGCGGTCGAGTTGGTCCAGATCGCCATGTTCGTAGACGCGGAAACGGCATCCGCTCGAGCGGCAGCCGTCGATGAGGCTGGCATGACACAAGCGGTCCGCGATGACAAGACCCTCCGATGGAATCAAACAGGACAGAATTCCGAGATTGGCCATGTAACCCGTGCTGAATAACAGGGCCGCTTCCGTTTGCTTGAACTGGGCGATCCGTTTTTCAAGAGATTCATGGGAGGGGGTGTTTCCGGATATCAATCTGGAGGCCCCGCTGCCGAAGCCGTACCGACGGATGGCGGCGATTGCGGCCTCTTTGATTCGGGGGTGATCGGCCAAACCCAGGTAGTTGTTCGACGCGAGCAGGATCACCGATCGTCCTTCAATCATGACACGGCCGGAGTGACCGCGGGGGTCCGGC is a window encoding:
- the bioF gene encoding 8-amino-7-oxononanoate synthase, which encodes PDPRGHSGRVMIEGRSVILLASNNYLGLADHPRIKEAAIAAIRRYGFGSGASRLISGNTPSHESLEKRIAQFKQTEAALLFSTGYMANLGILSCLIPSEGLVIADRLCHASLIDGCRSSGCRFRVYEHGDLDQLDRLLGKKPAKQATVIVTDGVFSMDGDIAPLPRLVELAERHGAVVFVDEAHATGVLGKGGRGTLEHFGLKPGGVIQMGTLGKALGGFGAYVAGSRILIDYLINKAKTFIYTTALPPAVTAAALAAFDVLEEEPQLRERLWKNRNHYANGLKSLGFDILNSETPIIPIMIGDDRLAMTVSQRLLKDGIFAPAIRPPTVPKGTSRIRTTIMASHTPEDIDRALESLGRIARSLGVL